The following coding sequences are from one Hydra vulgaris chromosome 04, alternate assembly HydraT2T_AEP window:
- the LOC136079260 gene encoding uncharacterized protein LOC136079260: MVEYRKKLLIIAKNDAKKRFYQSKRMVIELSNAIKSIVKPDDMLNIERITDKSRKIKFEQTKQHLIRKFNFLNNYNKNNSIKKFNSLNTISIPPTNLIKNPILNLSNISISREQENLLSLGPQFIPTQNKIPFIDIITSTEECALNIEKNVNVERAEFLRQNVSKTLTKYLRVKINSNISKNQRLAINELKNSTNIKLYPFDKGNGFAILNSESAIQKIKQQLGNCAISTVDPTQKFLNLIQRTLSKLKKDKKLDKKTYGKIYSSDAIPPRLYGCIKAHKSEKGYPMRIIVSTIGTPPHKLSQHLVEIIQPTLNKNECHVKNSFSFVSTAKEWFINDEVQVSFDVINLYPSVPLDKATVTIIDMLNKDRDDLIQRTKLSLVDIHKLIDLCISKCYFLWEDKVYILKNSGPIGLSIMVVLSEAYLQHIESNAIQQALNLNIAPKSYKRYVDDSHARFNNIDDANSFLTLLNSQDKSIQYTCEYENAQHQLNFLDICISTNHSLHKYEFSIHRKDAITNVLIKPKSCISPNIAVSIFKGFLARAYKICSEHNIQDEINFLIKVFTENGHSYKQYSDIAKNYKYSTNKSSSQKIDTKNLVILPWIPKLSLVLRREFRKVGVKTVFRFGNPLINILCRNKSKLPPNSHPGVYQLNCTCGSCYIGETRKKISTRIQEHKNNVIKANWETSGIVEHSQHCNGKINWENPKTLSVISNNYTRKIREAIEIQRVQCSKPKENVLNRDNGNLVMTHHWKPFFVKLKMLNI, encoded by the coding sequence ATGGTCGAATATaggaaaaagttattaattattgcaaaaaatgacGCTAAGAAAAGATTTTACCAAAGCAAACGTATGGTTATCGAACTATCGAATGCAATCAAAAGTATTGTGAAACCTGATGATATGCTAAACATAGAACGCATAActgataaatcaagaaaaattaaatttgaacaaaCAAAACAACACCTAATACGTAAGTTCAATTTTCTTaacaactataataaaaataatagtataaaaaaatttaattctttgaaTACTATTTCAATACCACCTACTAACCTGATAAAAAATCCAATATTAAATCTTTCGAATATATCAATCTCACGTGAACAGGAAAACTTATTATCTCTTGGTCCACAATTTATtccaacacaaaataaaattccatttattgatattataacATCAACTGAGGAATGCgctttaaatatagaaaaaaatgtgaACGTAGAAAGAGCAGAATTTTTAAGACAAAATGTCAGCAAAACATTAACCAAATATTTAAGAGTGAAAATCAATagcaatatttctaaaaatcaaCGTCTAGCTATCAATGAACTAAAAAATTCAACCAACATAAAATTATATCCATTTGATAAAGGTAATGGATTTGCCATTTTAAATTCAGAATCagcaatacaaaaaataaagcaacaactTGGCAATTGCGCAATATCTACAGTTGATCCAACTCAGAAGTTCCTAAATCTTATTCAACGTACccttagtaaattaaaaaaagataaaaaactagataaaaaaacatatggTAAAATATATTCTTCAGATGCAATTCCACCCCGTTTGTATGGTTGTATTAAAGCacataaaagtgaaaaaggttaTCCAATGCGAATAATAGTTTCGACAATTGGCACACCACCCCATAAACTTTCGCAACATCTTGTTGAGATAATACAaccaactttaaataaaaatgaatgccatgttaaaaattcattttcgtTTGTATCAACAGCAAAAGAATGGTTTATTAATGACGAAGTTCAAGTGTCATTtgatgttattaatttatacCCATCAGTGCCACTTGATAAAGCAACTGTTACAATTATTGATATGCTAAACAAAGATAGAGATGATCTTATACAACGAACTAAATTATCTTTAGTTGACATTCATAAACTTATTGATCTCTGTATtagtaaatgttattttttatgggaagacaaagtatatattttaaaaaactctggtCCAATAGGTCTATCCATAATGGTTGTCTTGTCAGAAGCATATTTACAACATATTGAATCTAATGCTATTCAACAGGCTTTAAATCTCAATATTGCACCAAAGTCTTATAAACGTTATGTTGATGATAGCCATGCTcgatttaataatattgatgacgcaaattcttttttaacacttttaaattcaCAAGATAAATCAATCCAATATACATGCGAATACGAAAATGCTCAAcaccaattaaattttttagatatttgtatttcaaCCAATCACTCCCTTCACAAATATGAGTTTTCCATACACCGTAAAGATGCAATTACAAACGTACTTATAAAACCAAAGTCATGTATTTCACCGAATATCGCAGTTagtatttttaaaggttttttagcTCGAGCATACAAAATTTGTTCAGAACATAATATTCAAGAcgaaattaattttcttattaaggTTTTTACTGAAAATGGACATTCATATAAACAGTATTCAgatattgctaaaaattataaatactccACAAATAAATCTAGTTCTCAAAAAATTGATACCAAAAATCTTGTTATTTTACCATGGATCCCAAAATTAAGCCTTGTTCTAAGAAGAGAGTTTCGTAAAGTCGGTGTTAAAACAGTCTTCCGTTTTGGTAATCCCTTGATAAATATACTCTGCCGAAACAAGTCTAAACTGCCTCCGAACAGTCATCCAGGAGTGTACCAACTTAATTGCACATGTGGTTCATGTTATATTggtgaaacaagaaaaaagatttccaCACGAATTcaagaacataaaaataatgttataaaagcCAACTGGGAAACATCTGGAATAGTAGAACATTCACAACATTGTAATGGTAAAATAAATTGGGAGAACCCTAAAACGCTTTCTGTTATTTCAAACAACTACACAAGAAAAATTCGTGAGGCCATTGAAATACAACGTGTACAATGTTCAAAACCTAAAGAAAACGTTTTAAATCGTGACAATGGCAACTTGGTGATGACTCACCATTGGAaaccattttttgtaaaattaaaaatgttgaataTCTGA
- the LOC136079261 gene encoding uncharacterized protein LOC136079261 translates to MVVLSEAYLQHIESNAILQALNLNIAPKSYKRYVDDSHARFNNIDDANSFLTLLNSQDKSIQYTCEYENAQHQLNFLDICISTNHSLHKYEFSIHRKDAITNVLIKPKSCISPNIAVSIFKGFLARAYKICSEHNIQDEINFLIKVFTENGHSYKQYSDIAKNYKYSTNKSSSQKIDTKNLVILPWIPKLSLVLRREFRKVGVKTVFRFGNPLINILCRNKSKLPPNSHPGVYQLNCTCGSCYIGETRKKISTRIQEHKNNVIKANWETSGIVEHSQHCNGKINWENPKTLSVISNNYTRKIREAIEIQRVQCSKPKENVLNRDNGNLVMTHHWKPFFVKLKMLNI, encoded by the coding sequence ATGGTTGTCTTGTCAGAAGCATATTTACAACATATTGAATCTAATGCTATTCTACAGGCTTTAAATCTCAATATTGCACCAAAGTCTTATAAACGTTATGTTGATGATAGCCATGCTcgatttaataatattgatgacgcaaattcttttttaacacttttaaattcaCAAGATAAATCAATCCAATATACATGCGAATACGAAAATGCTCAAcaccaattaaattttttagatatttgtatttcaaCCAATCACTCCCTTCACAAATATGAGTTTTCCATACACCGTAAAGATGCAATTACAAACGTACTTATAAAACCAAAGTCATGTATTTCACCGAATATCGCAGTTagtatttttaaaggttttttagcTCGAGCATACAAAATTTGTTCAGAACATAATATTCAAGAcgaaattaattttcttattaaggTTTTTACTGAAAATGGACATTCATATAAACAGTATTCAgatattgctaaaaattataaatactccACAAATAAATCTAGTTCTCAAAAAATTGATACCAAAAATCTTGTTATTTTACCATGGATCCCAAAATTAAGCCTTGTTCTAAGAAGAGAGTTTCGTAAAGTCGGTGTTAAAACAGTCTTCCGTTTTGGTAATCCCTTGATAAATATACTCTGCCGAAACAAGTCTAAACTGCCTCCGAACAGTCATCCAGGAGTGTACCAACTTAATTGCACATGTGGTTCATGTTATATTggtgaaacaagaaaaaagatttccaCACGAATTcaagaacataaaaataatgttataaaagcCAACTGGGAAACATCTGGAATAGTAGAACATTCACAACATTGTAATGGTAAAATAAATTGGGAGAACCCTAAAACGCTTTCTGTTATTTCAAACAACTACACAAGAAAAATTCGTGAGGCCATTGAAATACAACGTGTACAATGTTCAAAACCTAAAGAAAACGTTTTAAATCGTGACAATGGCAACTTGGTGATGACTCACCATTGGAaaccattttttgtaaaattaaaaatgttgaataTCTGA